In Citrus sinensis cultivar Valencia sweet orange chromosome 4, DVS_A1.0, whole genome shotgun sequence, one DNA window encodes the following:
- the LOC102618068 gene encoding protein NRT1/ PTR FAMILY 2.12-like: MAIFTVYLLNEYNVSQAYVAAKFGAWNGVADFLTVIFAFLADAYIGKFVTIVLGFLLGMLMVTLTAIVPQLRPPHCTNEERIHGQCIGPNRNQLAFLHVAMFWLAVGGAGGIRPCSIPFAVDQFDSRTDKGRKEINSFFNWYYTTFTLVLLITSTIVAYVQTVSWAWGFTIPTVCLFCGLVLLFAGMRIYVLVIAEGSLFSSIVQVFVVAYKKRRHQLQSVGDGIFYVPPLKKTLGSKLPLTSSQFRFLNKAAIIDNNDEIKQDGICMNPRRLCSIQQVEEVNWLMIIVPIWASAIISFLPMQIGTFVVGQAMRMDRHLGPKFEIPIPSIFVISLIIMATFLPIYDRCLVPTLENFTKQEGGIILLQRIGLGKEISARF, translated from the exons ATGGCAATCTTTACGGTGTATCTGTTGAATGAATATAACGTGTCGCAGGCGTATGTTGCTGCCAAGTTTGGTGCCTGGAATGGTGTGGCCGATTTCCTCACTGTGATTTTTGCTTTTCTAGCTGATGCTTATATCGGAAAATTTGTCACCATTGTTTTAGGATTTTTGCTG GGAATGTTAATGGTGACATTGACGGCGATTGTGCCGCAGCTGCGGCCTCCCCATTGCACCAACGAAGAGCGTATCCATGGCCAATGTATAGGCCCTAACAGAAACCAACTGGCCTTCCTTCATGTGGCAATGTTCTGGTTAGCCGTAGGCGGCGCCGGTGGAATCAGACCGTGTAGTATTCCTTTTGCAGTTGATCAATTTGATTCAAGAACCGACAAAGGAAGGAAAGAAATCAACAGCTTCTTTAACTGGTATTACACCACTTTTACATTAGTTCTTTTGATTACTTCAACCATTGTCGCTTATGTTCAAACTGTTAGCTGGGCTTGGGGCTTTACAATTCCGACGGTTTGCTTGTTCTGCGGACTTGTTCTTCTCTTTGCTGGAATGAGAATTTATGTACTTGTGATAGCGGAGGGCAGTTTGTTTTCTAGCATTGTTCAAGTGTTCGTTGTGGCGTACAAGAAGCGCCGCCACCAGCTTCAGTCCGTTGGAGATGGAATTTTCTATGTTCCTCCACTGAAGAAAACTCTAGGCTCCAAACTCCCTCTAACATCATCTCAGTTCag GTTTTTGAATAAAGCTGCCATAATAGATAACAATGATGAAATAAAGCAAGATGGAATATGTATGAATCCGCGGAGACTATGCAGCATACAACAAGTTGAAGAGGTAAACTGGCTGATGATTATCGTTCCAATATGGGCATCTGCTATCATCAGCTTCCTTCCCATGCAAATAGGAACATTTGTAGTGGGACAAGCCATGAGAATGGACCGACACCTCGGACCCAAATTTGAGATCCCCATTCCGTCAATTTTTGTCATATCTTTGATTATAATGGCAACATTTCTCCCAATCTATGATCGTTGCCTCGTGCCAACGCTTGAAAACTTCACGAAACAAGAAGGCGGGATTATTCTCCTCCAAAGAATTGGATTAGGAAAGGAAATATCTGCTCGATTCTAG
- the LOC102617980 gene encoding protein PTST homolog 2, chloroplastic, which produces MVSLTAASYCFFASPYSHLDLNTFPSPSWDFVFNSNPRRGTRKQEPVVSLSLVAAAKERENAGSFSGFLEVEKRNYRGYCNMCVGFVRRCKKDLDSEGDLALEAEILEFMRNSENPNAFPTKKQFMDAGRLDLVEAIARQGGWLAFGWDLDDDDKEEQQQQQQKLEGFQENGVNDWDLTVVKGYKNGALQESFESGEKSSALECNEVREYGVSSFPVNSSCSASSSGRSLEQAIEDDSGIEGILNRLEKERNTNFGFGLREKGNTACVQSDGRKDDRHVETSKEETVAGLGRSNKLASLDPGGGIINNSGGKLTQNTSPSNQKSPKPEMWRMWSIQRAGFSDKEFEAAEIASNEGAMDVSGDEILEVRDIGCEHLNRPEKLNSYPTENNHNDIRSRLQHLELELSSVLHTLRSNSGELLSQKGFEGLSDDLHKLSDTWEFQENEIMNAKDRLRSIRAKLAVLEGKMALTIIDAQKMVEEKQKRIDDARRTLMLIRTVCVVWPNLASEVLLAGSFDGWASQRKMEKSSAGIFSLSLKLYPGRYEIKFIVDGEWKIDPLRPIVYNNGYENNLLVVT; this is translated from the exons ATGGTCTCACTCACTGCCGCTTCATATTGCTTCTTTGCCTCGCCCTATTCGCACCTAGATTTGAATACGTTTCCTTCTCCTTCGtgggattttgtttttaactcAAACCCAAGAAGAGGAACAAGAAAGCAAGAACCAGTTGTTTCATTGAGTCTTGTTGCAGCTgcgaaagagagagaaaacgCTGGGTCATTTTCAGGGTTTCTTGAGGTGGAAAAGAGGAATTATAGGGGCTATTGTAATATGTGTGTTGGGTTTGTGAGGAGGTGTAAGAAGGATTTGGATAGTGAAGGAGATTTGGCTTTGGAAGCTGAGATTTTGGAGTTCATGAGGAACTCAGAAAATCCAAACGCGTTTCCAACTAAGAAGCAGTTCATGGATGCTGGAAGATTGGATCTTGTTGAGGCTATTGCGAGGCAAGGTGGGTGGCTTGCATTTGGTTGGGAtttggatgatgatgataaagaagaacaacaacagcaacaacaaaaaCTAGAAGGGTTTCAAGAAAATGGTGTTAATGATTGGGATTTGACGGTGGTGAAGGGATACAAAAATGGGGCTCTTCAAGAGAGTTTTGAAAGTGGTGAAAAAAGCAGTGCTTTGGAGTGCAATGAAGTTAGAGAATACGgagtttcttcttttcctgTTAATTCTTCTTGTTCGGCTTCCTCATCTGGTAGATCATT GGAACAGGCCATTGAGGATGATTCTGGGATTGAGGGTATACTGAATCGGTTGGAGAAAGAAAGGAATACAAattttgggtttggtttgagAGAGAAAGGGAACACTGCTTGTGTCCAAAGTGATGGTCGTAAAGATGACCGGCATGTTGAAACCTCAAAAGAGGAG ACAGTTGCTGGCCTTGGAAGAAGCAACAAGCTTGCATCATTAGACCCTGGTGGAGGCATAATCAATAATTCAGGGGGCAAGCTCACTCAAAATACATCTCCTTCAAACCAAAAGTCACCTAAGCCTGAAATGTGGAGAATGTGGAGCATTCAAAGGGCAGGGTTTTCAGACAAGGAATTTGAAG CTGCTGAAATTGCTTCCAATGAAGGAGCAATGGATGTGTCAGGGGATGAAATACTTGAAGTAAGAGACATTGGTTGTGAACATTTGAATAGGCCAGAAAAATTGAACTCTTATCCCACAGAGAATAATCATAATGACATACGAAGTCGCCTTCAGCACTTGGAGCTGGAGCTTTCATCTGTACTTCACACATTAAGGTCTAACTCGGGTGAACTTCTGTCACAGAAG GGTTTTGAAGGCTTGTCTGATGATTTGCATAAGCTTTCTGATACTTGGGAGTTCCAAGAAAATGAGATCATGAATGCTAAAGATAGATTACGGTCAATACGTGCAAAGTTAGCAGTGTTAGAAGGAAAGATGGCATTGACAATAAT CGATGCACAAAAAATGGTTgaagaaaaacagaaaaggATCGATGATGCTCGTAGAACCCTAATGCTTATTCGCACCGTCTGTGTAGTTTGGCCTAATTTGGCGTCAGAGGTGCTTTTAGCAGGATCATTTGATGGTTGGGCTTCCCAG AGAAAGATGGAGAAGTCAAGTGCTGGTATTTTTTCTCTGTCCCTGAAGTTGTATCCGGGTAGATATGAG ATCAAGTTTATTGTCGATGGTGAATGGAAGATTGATCCCTTACGCCCTATTGTTTACAATAACGGATATGAGAATAATCTACTAGTTGTCACGTAA
- the LOC102617585 gene encoding outer envelope pore protein 24A, chloroplastic codes for MNAAISMRSRKGLTGTVAADAGELKLRAYVIAGPALNASDLSFSVEKPGSFLVDFDVPQKNVRFQFMNTARILEKQLYMTYTHMTGENRTILDGTLLLDPTNKISANYVLDSRNLKLRYSYVHRGMATFEPCYDFGKNSWELAVSKTVFDGDVIRASYDKSRKVLDLGWLWKPSFNRDGKCKVSASFRLGEGLYMPTLTAESSWDFEM; via the exons ATGAACGCGGCAATATCTATGAGAAGTAGAAAAGGTTTGACCGGAACGGTCGCCGCTGACGCCGGAGAACTAAAGCTCCGAGCTTATGTTATCGCCGGGCCCGCTTTAAACGCCAGTGACCTTTCTTTCTCCGTCGAGAAGCCTGGCTCTTTTTTAGTTGATTTTGACGTTCCTCAAAAG AATGTTCGATTCCAGTTCATGAACACAGCAAGGATACTAGAGAAGCAGCTGTACATGACTTACACTCACATGACGGGTGAAAACAGGACAATCTTGGATGGGACACTTTTACTTGATCCAACTAACAAAATATCTGCAAATTATGTGCTTGATTCCAGAAACTTGAAGTTGAGGTATAGCTATGTGCACAGAGGGATGGCCACATTTGAGCCCTGCTATGATTTTGGAAAGAACTCGTGGGAATTGGCTGTTTCAAAGACTGTTTTTGATGGTGATGTTATAAGAGCTTCTTATGATAAGTCAAGGAAGGTTTTGGACCTTGGGTGGTTGTGGAAACCGTCATTCAACAGAGATGGAAAATGCAAG GTTTCGGCTTCTTTTAGACTGGGAGAAGGATTATACATGCCAACACTAACCGCTGAGAGTTCGTGGGACTTTGAGATGTAA
- the LOC102616994 gene encoding ultraviolet-B receptor UVR8 gives MEETEKGKSALINNAKPKIEEEEEQQLVKVWSWGAGTDGQLGTGRLHDELSPQLLNLSSLSSVSMLACGGAHVLALTSPSSVSGGKVFSWGRGNSGQLGHGEMVDALYPKPVTFFDVHGYTITHISAGWNHSGFVSDSGCLFTCGDGTFGQLGHGDYRSHSSPVKVSSFVNKNVHQIACGMRHSLVLLKDCLGNQVYGFGSGKRGQLGVSKDRIRSVSLPQVTIGLDGIEIVGISANGDRSAALSAEGHLYTWGRGFNSTSDVNCPQSLPSSLSFSQAALGWNHALVLTGDGEVLMLGGSHHGMLSDPERVSSTRPLSVALEKVSNLDGVKVIQIAAGAEHSAVVTENRAIMTWGWGEHGQLGLGNTCDQIHPKVVNLGDEFRNRDTQLEVFCGSGFTYAISRHCLPSQT, from the exons ATGGAAGAAACTGAAAAAGGCAAATCAGCACTAATAAATAATGCGAAGCCAAaaatagaagaagaagaagagcaacAATTAGTGAAAGTGTGGAGCTGGGGAGCAGGCACGGACGGGCAGCTGGGCACGGGCAGGCTACATGACGAGCTCTCTCCTCAACTCCTTAATCTCAGTTCCCTCTCCTCAGTCTCTATGCTCGCCTGCGGGGGGGCTCACGTTTTAGCCCTGACCTCCCCTTCCTCTGTTAGTG GCGGGAAAGTGTTTTCATGGGGGAGAGGCAATTCTGGTCAGTTAGGCCACGGAGAGATGGTCGATGCCTTGTATCCAAAGCCTGTAACTTTCTTTGACGTGCACGGCTATACCATCACTCACATTTCTGCTGGATGGAATCACTCTGGTTTTGTTTCAg ATTCAGGATGTCTTTTTACTTGTGGGGATGGCACATTTGGCCAGCTTGGGCATGGTGATTACAGGTCACATAGCTCTCCTGTTAAAGTCTCATCCTTTGTTAATAAGAATGTTCATCAGATAGCATGTGGCATGCGCCATTCACTTGTTTTGCTGAAAG ATTGTTTGGGAAATCAAGTTTATGGATTTGGATCTGGAAAGCGAGGTCAATTGGGTGTCTCAAAGGATCGGATTAGATCAGTTAGTCTTCCTCAAGTTACGATTGGACTTGACGGCATTGAAATTGTTGGCATTAGTGCCAATGGAGATCGTAGTGCAGCATTATCTG CTGAAGGACATCTATACACTTGGGGAAGAGGGTTCAATAGCACTTCTGATGTAAACTGTCCCCAGTCTTTACCTTCATCGTTATCATTCTCCCAAGCTGCTCTTGGATGGAATCATGCATTAGTATTAACTG GAGATGGGGAAGTTTTAATGCTTGGTGGCTCCCACCATGGCATGCTAAGTGATCCTGAGAGAGTGAGCTCAACAAGGCCTTTATCTG TTGCTTTGGAGAAAGTGTCAAATCTGGATGGTGTAAAAGTTATTCAGATTGCTGCTGGAGCTGAGCACTCTGCTGTAGTAACAG AAAATAGAGCAATAATGACATGGGGTTGGGGCGAACATGGTCAGCTTGGCTTGGGAAATACTTGTGATCAAATTCACCCAAAAGTAGTGAATCTTGGTGATGAATTTCGAAACAGAGACACGCAGTTGGAAGTTTTCTGTGGGAGTGGGTTCACATATGCCATAAGCAGACACTGCCTTCCTTCCCAGACTTAA